TAATTTTGTGATAAAGCCATTGGTTGTGGCCAGCGTCCTACTGCTTTGCCGATGACGGCTAACTCTTGCATTAGGTTGTCGAAACGCTCTGGTGTCAGGGATTGTGGCCCGTCGGATAGGGCTTTTTTAGGATTGGGGTGTACTTCTATCATCAGGGAATCGCTACCAGCTGCGATCGCTGCCATAGCCATTGATGGCACAAACTCGGCCCAACCTGTACCATGACTGGGATCAATCATAATGGGTAGGTGAGTTAATTTCCGTAATACTGGTACGACAGATAAATCTAGAGTATTACGTGTATATTGACGGTCAAAAGTCCGAATACCCCGTTCGCATAAAATTACGTTGGGGTTGCCAGCAGCTAGAATATACTCGGCTGCCATTAACCAATCTTCGATAGTTGCAGCCATACCCCGCTTTAAAAGCACTGGTTTGGGTTGCGCTCCTACTTTTTTCAGCAGAGAGAAATTCTGCATATTTCTTGCGCCTACCTGGATGACATCAGCGACTTCTGTGATAATGTCCAGTTCCGCCGCGTCCATTACTTCGGTAATAATGCCCAAGCCGCTAGCTTCTCGTGCCTTTGTCAACAATTCCAATGCACTTTCGCCGTGTCCTTGAAAGGCGTAAGGGGAAGTACGAGGCTTATATGCACCACCGCGCAAAAACTTGGCTCCCGATGCCTTGACGCGCTGCGCCGTTTCAATGATCATTTCCTCATTTTCGACGGAACAGGGGCCAGCAACCACTACTAGAGGATGATGTTCACCAAAGATAACTGGGCCATCTGGTGTATTGACAATTACTTCCGAAGCTTCACCGTGACGATATTGGCGACTAGCTCGTTTATAAGGGAGTTCTACCCGTAATACTTGCTCAATCCAAGGGCTAACTTCTTGGATTTGTAGGGGATCTAAATCGGCGGTTTCTCCTACTAAACCAATTACTACTTTGTGTTTACCGATAATTTTTTCTGGTGTCAGTCCCCAATTAGTTAGTTCTTCACTAATACGGTTGATTTCCACTTCCGGGGAACCAACTTTCATCACTACTATCATATAAAAATCCTTAATTAATAATGATTAGTTTTCAGCCCATCGACTTTAAAGATTGCTGAGTAGGGAGTGCTGAGTCGGGAGTAACCAATTCTTCAATTTTGAATTGATTTGCCTCTTACATGTTAATTGCTGACCTTACCAATGATTTATAATAAGTATTTATAGTATAAAAAACAGAAGCGCTCAGTGCCTTTGTTACTACCTATTGGGTTAAGTGCTTGATAGTCATCACTTAGTAATGTTGAAGTTATGCAAATATAAACTTCAACATTGACTCCAACACTTACCCAACAAGAAAGTTATCTGAACACTTGAGCGCCGTTTTTCACGCCTTTTTTTGCCGCGTTTCGCGCCAACCTTCTACCATGCGTCCCCAGTTAGTACTAAGTTCACCTAAACCTAAAATACTACCCTCTCTTTCCACATCCCAAGAGGCAGATAGAACACCATAGGTTATTCCCAACACACCCAAACCAAAAAATCCCATATTCACCAATAAAACAGCGATGGGAGGTAGTTGGATGTGAGAATAAATAGCAAGCAAATAGCTAACAACTAGGGTAGTAATACCCAAAGCTGTAGGTATACCGCAGAATGCAGCTACGCGCCGAATCATTCTTTGGCTGACCACTTCAGGAATTGCCATCTCCTGTTTAGTGTACATTCGCTGCTTGTTATCTGATGTTTCAGTTTCTTTTAACTGTACTGCTGGCTTACTTGGAGCTTTTGCAGGTTTTTGGCGCTTTTTTTTCGGTTCAAAAGGCAAACGACTGCGTTCAGATTCTTCGGCAGGCATAAACAGTAGTCCCTATCCACGAATACCAAGACGACTAATCAAGGCTTGATATTTTTCCCGACTTTCTTGTTGCAAGTAAGCGAGAAGGCGCTTGCGATGACCAATAAGTTTTAACAAACCCCGGCGGGAAGAATGGTCTTTTTTATTAGCTTGTAAATGCTCACTGAGGCGGTTGATGCGCTCGGTTAGCATAGCGATTTGGACATCGGTAGAACCGGTGTCAGTTCCATGAACCTGGAAGTTATTAATTATTTCTTGTTTGCGCTGTTGCGTCAGAGCCATGATTGATTCAATTTATATTCGTTCTAAATGTATGCAGCAGTCTCTCATCATATCAC
Above is a genomic segment from Nostoc sp. MS1 containing:
- the aroF gene encoding 3-deoxy-7-phosphoheptulonate synthase, with amino-acid sequence MIVVMKVGSPEVEINRISEELTNWGLTPEKIIGKHKVVIGLVGETADLDPLQIQEVSPWIEQVLRVELPYKRASRQYRHGEASEVIVNTPDGPVIFGEHHPLVVVAGPCSVENEEMIIETAQRVKASGAKFLRGGAYKPRTSPYAFQGHGESALELLTKAREASGLGIITEVMDAAELDIITEVADVIQVGARNMQNFSLLKKVGAQPKPVLLKRGMAATIEDWLMAAEYILAAGNPNVILCERGIRTFDRQYTRNTLDLSVVPVLRKLTHLPIMIDPSHGTGWAEFVPSMAMAAIAAGSDSLMIEVHPNPKKALSDGPQSLTPERFDNLMQELAVIGKAVGRWPQPMALSQN
- a CDS encoding PAM68 family protein; translation: MPAEESERSRLPFEPKKKRQKPAKAPSKPAVQLKETETSDNKQRMYTKQEMAIPEVVSQRMIRRVAAFCGIPTALGITTLVVSYLLAIYSHIQLPPIAVLLVNMGFFGLGVLGITYGVLSASWDVEREGSILGLGELSTNWGRMVEGWRETRQKKA
- the rpsO gene encoding 30S ribosomal protein S15 translates to MALTQQRKQEIINNFQVHGTDTGSTDVQIAMLTERINRLSEHLQANKKDHSSRRGLLKLIGHRKRLLAYLQQESREKYQALISRLGIRG